The sequence below is a genomic window from bacterium.
TACTACGAGCTCGAGGACCACGGCCAGATCACGACCCGCCTGATCGAGCACCTCAAGACCCGCTTCTTCGAATCGACCAACATCAAGAAGCTCGTGGCGATGGTCTACGGCGAGCTGGACGACGCCGGCCGCTTCCGCTTCGTTTCGGCGGGGCACGTCCCGCCGCTCGTCTTCTCGCGCAAGTACGACCGGCTGATGCCGCTCGGCGCCGACCGCACCGTGTCGGAGACGCCGCTCGGCCTGCTGCCCGGCGAGGCGGGGGCGGCGCCGAACGCGCCGCGCCCCTTGGCGGCGCCGTCGTCCGAGCACGCGGTCGTCAACGAGATCCAGCTCCTCGGCGAAGGGGATGTGCTGCTGCTGGCGACGGACGGCCTGACCGACCACGGCGGCGGGCGCTTCGTCGCCGAGGAACTGGGCCCCGCGCTGTCGCGGGTCAAGGACTTCTCGGCGCGCGAGATCTGCGCCTTCCTGCGCGAGTCGATCCTCGCCTACGCCCCGCAGGAAGACGACATCTCGTTCGTCGTGGCCAAGCGCCTGCCGGCGCCGCCGGTTCCGCGCTAACATCCTCGTCCCCACCATAGAAGGACGGACATCGTCATGGAACTGAAGGGAAGCCGCACCGCCGCCAACCTGATGCTCGCCTTCGCCGGCGAGAGCCAGGCCCGGAACCGCTACACCTTCGCCGCCTCCGTCGCGCGCAAGGAAGGGCTGGAGCACGTCGCCGCGATCTTCGAGGAGACGGCGGCGAACGAGAAGGAGCACGCCAAGCTGTTCTTCAAGCAGCTCGCGCCGCTGGCCGGCCAGGCCGTCGAGATCGCCGGCTCGTACCCGGTCGTCGCCGGCGACACGGCCGCGCAGCTCCGCGCCGCCCTCGGCGGCGAGAACGAGGAGTGGGAGCAGCTCTACCCCGAGTTCGCGCGCGTCGCGCGCGAGGAAGGGTTCGGCGAGATCGCCCACGTCTTCGAGATGGTCGCCAAGGTCGAGAAGGAGCACGCGGCCCGCTTCGCGCGCCTGCTCGACCACGTCGTCAACGGCACCGTCTTCGAGCGCGAGGGGAAGATCTACTGGCGCTGCCGCAACTGCGGCCACATCCACGAAGGGACCAAGGCCCCCGCGGAGTGCCCGGTCTGCCATCACCCGCGCGCCTACTTCGAGCCGGTCGGCGAGAACTTCTGAGCCTTCCGGCCGCGGCCGCTCTCCGGCGCCGCGTCGGCCTCCCGCGAGGCCGGCGCGGCGCTTCTCTTTTTCGGCTCTCCCGCCCGGCGGGCGCGGAAGTCGGCGGCGCGGCGATCCGCGTCGCGTCGCTCATCGCCCCGCGGTTCGTCCCTCGGGGCGGGCACGGCGCTTGCTGCCATAGGCGTCCGGCAGCCCGCGGCCCGGCCGAATCCTCCGTTTGCGGAACGTCGTCCAAGTCGCGGACTGGGGCGGAGTTGCGGCCCGAACGACGATCGCGGCCGCGGCGACGACGCGCCGCCAAGGGCCGCCGGCCCGGCAAAAGTTGCCGGCCGGCGCCGCCGGCGGCGGCAGATTCGTCCCGCGCCGCGGACGCCGCCGCGGGCTTCGCGGGACGCGCTGTCACGCCCCGACGACGCCGCCCGGCGCAGTGCTGGAGGACCACGACATGGAGATCTCGGGAGTTTCGTCCGCGTACGGCACGTCCCAGACGGACTGGCTGACGCGGCGAAAGGAACGGAAACAGGACTTCTCCGACCTCGCCGAGGCGCTCAATTCGGGCAACCTCTCCGCGGCGAAGACAGCCTACTCGGCGCTGCAGCAGGTCGAGGCGCCGCCGCCCCCGCCGTCCGGCGGAAAGGGCAAGGACGACGCGATCGGCGCCGACGCCGCCGCGCTGGGACAGGCGCTGCAGTCGAGCGACCTGACCGACGCCCAGAGCGCGCTGGCGAAGCTGCAGCAGGACATGCAGGCGCTGCAGGCGCAGGAGGCCGACGGCTCGGAGACCGGCGCGAGCGACCGCGACAAGGCGTTCCAGACGCTCGTCGCCGCGATCAACTCGGGCGACCTGGCGAGCGCGCAGACGGCCTTCGCCGCGCTGCAGCAGCAGGGCGGGACGCCTCCGCCGCCTCCGCCGGACGGTCAGGACGGCACGGCGGTCTCGGCGGTCGCGGGCGGCTCGGGCAGTTCGACCGGCGCGACCTCGTCCACCGACACGATCGGCGCCGACATGTCCGCCTTGGGGAAGGCGCTCGACGCCGGCAACTTGGACGACGCGAAGTCGGCGCTGGAGAAGGTGCAGCAGGACATGAAGGCGGCCCACGCGGGCCACGGACACCACCACCACCGCGCGCAGGCGACGCAGGGCGACGGCTCGCAGACCCAGTCGTTCGCCAGCCTCCTGAGCGCCTCGCTCGGCTCCTCCGATTCGACCTCCTCCACCGACGCCGCCGATCCGCTCGCCGCGCTGCTGGCGGCGCTCGGCAAGACCGCCTCGTCGAACAGCGGCTCGAGCGTCTCCTCGCTTCTCTCGTCGCTCTTCGGCGCGGGCGGCCAGACGGACGCCGCCTCCTCGGTTCTCGGAACCAGCGGCATCAACATCTCCGCCTGACGCGGGGGCGAAGAAGCGCCGCGTCTTTCTCGTCGTCCGGGGCCGCCGCAGTTCGTCGCGGCGGCCCGCGGCGACGTCCGCCGCCTGCTCGGCCGCGGCGACGCCGTGGGACGGCGCGCGTCAGCGCAGGAGTTCCGAGACTTCGAACGGCAGACCGTGCCCGCCCAGCAGCCACACGACCCAGTACGTGCCGTTGAAGACGATGTGCGCGCCGTAGCCGAAGCTCAGGTTGCCGGTTTTCGCCCGCATCGCGGCGAACAAGAGGCCCAACAGAAACGACACGACGCAGAGCTCGACGTTCCGCGATTCCCAGTGCAGGGCGGAGAAGCAGACCGCGCTGAGGGCGATCGCCCAGCCGGTCGAATAGTGGCGCGCGAAGCTGTCGAAAAGCAGGCCCCGCACGAAGACCTCCTCGACGAGAGGCGGAACCAGCGCGTAGAAGAGCCCGAAGAGAACGATCGCGCCCGCCGCGCCGAACGGACGGGCGGCGTGCCCGATGCGCGCGGCGAAGGTCGTCAGGTTCAGGCCCGCGAACTGTCCCCAGTCGAGCGCCTGCGCCGCCCCGCCGAGGGCCGCTCCGAGCAGGAAGAGCTTCCAGCGCGGGGCGAGTCGGCCGTCGCCGGCCTCCCTGCGGTAGCCCGTCGCGCAGACGAGGAACGCAAGGGACAACGCTCCCGCCGCGCCGACCAGCATCAGCCCGACCAGAGAACCGGGGGCGAGCGCGAGGTGGCTTCGGTCCGCGGCCTCTCCGCCGACGCTCCGGACTGCGAACATACCCGCGACCGCGAGCACGGTCACCAAAAAGTAGTTCGCGCCCAGCAAGCCCCACGGCCGAAGCCACGGTCGGACCGAAAAGACCCGAGGAACTCTCACGTCCGATTTCCCCCCCGGCGACGACGCATTATGGACCTGCCGGATGAGAGGGCGGGGCGGGATCATGGCCTGAATCCGTTGGCGCGGCGCGCGGCGCTCGAAGACTTCAATTTACAGAAGCGACGTTACGCTCCCGTCCCGACCACCCCGTCGGCGAGGTGGTATGCGGGTGGGAGGAGGGCGTCCCCGGGGCGCCCGCCGCACGAGGTCGGCGGCCCGAAAGCGGTGAAGAGCGACGCGCGCTCCGGCGCGGATGAGGGAGCGCACTGCGCACCACTTTCCCCCGCGAAATTCGGGGAACTGACGAAGCGGCCCCCGCGCACCTCCGGACAAACGAACGCCGCGCCCCCTCTCGCGGGAAGGCGCGGCGCGTCGCGTCGGGCGGAGGGCGTCAGGGCTTGAGCGTGCCCGCCTTGACGTAGGCCTCGTAGAGCAGCATCGCGGGGTGGAGGGTCGGCTGGTCCATATTCGCCTGGGCGAGGCCGTCTTCGATCGTCATGCGGCAGCCGGGGCAGCCGGTCGTCGCGGTGTCGGCGCCCGTCGCGCGGATGCTCGCCGCCTTCTTCGCCGTGACCGCGCGCGACAGCTCGTAGTGGGTGAGGCTGAACGAGCCCGCGCCGCCGCAGCAGCGGTCGGCGTCCTTCATCTCGACGAACTCCACGCCGGGGATCGCCTTGAGGACTTGCCGCGGCTCGGCGGTCACGTGGACGGAACGCGCGAGGTGGCAGGAGTCGTGGTAGGTCACCTTCCGCTCGACCCGCCCCATCGGCTTCTCCAGCGCGCCGATCTCGATCAGCAGCGGGTGGACGTCGGTGGACTTCGCGGCCAGCGCCTCGGCCCGCGCCTTCGCCTCCGCGCCGAGCGGCAGCCCGTGCGGGTACTGCTCGGCGAACGAGACGACGCAGGTGCCGCAGGCGAAGACGACGCGGTCGAGGC
It includes:
- a CDS encoding serine/threonine-protein phosphatase; its protein translation is YYELEDHGQITTRLIEHLKTRFFESTNIKKLVAMVYGELDDAGRFRFVSAGHVPPLVFSRKYDRLMPLGADRTVSETPLGLLPGEAGAAPNAPRPLAAPSSEHAVVNEIQLLGEGDVLLLATDGLTDHGGGRFVAEELGPALSRVKDFSAREICAFLRESILAYAPQEDDISFVVAKRLPAPPVPR
- a CDS encoding rubrerythrin family protein, whose translation is MELKGSRTAANLMLAFAGESQARNRYTFAASVARKEGLEHVAAIFEETAANEKEHAKLFFKQLAPLAGQAVEIAGSYPVVAGDTAAQLRAALGGENEEWEQLYPEFARVAREEGFGEIAHVFEMVAKVEKEHAARFARLLDHVVNGTVFEREGKIYWRCRNCGHIHEGTKAPAECPVCHHPRAYFEPVGENF
- a CDS encoding CPBP family intramembrane metalloprotease — protein: MTVLAVAGMFAVRSVGGEAADRSHLALAPGSLVGLMLVGAAGALSLAFLVCATGYRREAGDGRLAPRWKLFLLGAALGGAAQALDWGQFAGLNLTTFAARIGHAARPFGAAGAIVLFGLFYALVPPLVEEVFVRGLLFDSFARHYSTGWAIALSAVCFSALHWESRNVELCVVSFLLGLLFAAMRAKTGNLSFGYGAHIVFNGTYWVVWLLGGHGLPFEVSELLR